TTTATCCCGTTCGAAACGTCTTAACAGAAGCGTTCGCGCTATTTCGCGCTGGGGTGAGAGCGCCAACAGGCATTTTAAGACATCTCCAGGTGGTAAGATGCCGAGCTCATCTCTTAATCTGCCGGTGCTTCCGCCACTGTCCACCATAGAGACAATAGAGGTAATCTCAATTTCAGCTACATCTCTCAGACCGGACAAAAGGGCATATTGACCGCTTCCGCCCCCGATGGTTGTCACTTTTAGTTTGGTCATGGAATTTAAAATGATCGGTTAACGGCATCAACAACTGTTAGGCATAGAGTGTGTTATTAGAAATGTATTATAGTTGATCGTTAAAATCAAAATTTTTACATTTTACCGTGTAAGTTATTCAGCATTATAAAAAACGACAAATGGAATTGTGCCGCAACATTTTCAGTCTTATGGTATAACTGTCAAAGTGCCTCGATAGACAGTGCGAACTTGTCAAAAAGACCATATAAGAGGAAATCAAACAATGCAGATACGATTATGGCTCGGGTTAACGCTATTGCTGCCTGGGCTTTGGGCCCCGAATGCCATAGCAGATGGCTCTTCAAAGGGCGCTGCAATGATTGCCGACTTGAAAGCCGGTGGTCACGTTCTGATGATCCGGCATGCGCTGGCACCGGGCACGGGTGATCCGGCCAATTTTAAGATTGGAGACTGCTCTACCCAGCGCAACCTGGATGATCGCGGTCGCCAGCAGGCCAGCGCCATCGGCAATTGGCTGCGCAAAAAGGGAATCACCTCAGCCCGGGTATATTCGAGCCAATGGTGTCGTTGTCTTGAAACGGCCAAGCTGCTCCGGATGGGGCCAGTAACTGAGCTGCCGGCTTTGAATTCATTTTATGAGCTGACCCAAAACCGCGAGCCCAATCTGAGAGCTTTGAACGAGTTTATAGCCGAGCAAGACCCGTACGGCGATCTGATTATTCTGGTAACCCATTTGGTAACCGTCTCAGCCATTGCCGATGTGATGGTCTCATCTGGTGAAGGGGTCCTTCTGAAACTCAATCAGCAAGGCTCTTATGAGATGGTCGGTCGATTGAATTTTGACGTACAGCCAAAATAAGCACCGAAGTGGCTGATGCTGCGCTTTGTAACCATAATCATTGGCAAACCGCTTTAATAGGTTTAACCCCTCATTTTTCTACCAAATTGCTCGTATTGCCATTTCTGCTTTTCGTATCCATTCTATGTTAGCATAAATAAATACTTTCAGATACTCATATTGGTGCGGTATTAAAGCACAAACCATCAATTTAATGATCAGGGAGCAAACAACATGAACGCAAACGATGAGCTCTTTCAAATGTACGAAGACGAAACTGGAGAAGCGTATTATTGTCCGATTTCCGCAGTTGCAGATGATCGCATGGTCTCCGAATGGGAACTGGATGACTGCGTGGAAGCATCAACCGCAGGTCGCTATTCAGGACATCTAAATGTAATCGACCACAGCACGTCTTAAGGTACTTATGACCCTTGGCCAAAAGAGCGCAATGGTGCCACATCAGGTTGAAGACCAATTAGCGTATGAGAGGTTATGTTATGAACCGCAAAATAAACAAGGTTTTGGATACAATCGGGGAATCATATAGGGGTAAAATTCTAAAGGGTTCGCGTCATTATCTGGAGGTCAGTATCGCCCAGCACGCCGAAAGACTTGGTCATACCGACTTGAAGCAAAAATATATAAATACCTATGCGATTGTGCCCTTAAAAACACCCCAAAAAGGAATGAAAGTCAGAATAGACGGCCGGACGTTTGTCGACTATGCCGAGCATGCCTCCGGTATTGCCGTTCCCGGATATCTTGCCAGGGAAGCCGGCCGATCGTTTAAGGCCTTTGCCCCTCAGGACAGTATGATCTGCAACTTTACTTAAATCGGCGGTCATCCGACTTAGGTCAGGGCATCACCCGATGGCGATTGGTGATATTTTCGATATGCGGTATCCCAGCTGGGTGACGTTTTTTGCTGCCGCGTCGGCCACAGAAAACCAAAGTGCCCGCAATACCGGCAGGCGATGACAAGCTGGTCCCGCATATCATCCGATGGCGAGGGCAGCTGCTGGCGTGCAATCTGAAATCCGAATACGCGGTCGATGCCCCCGGCGATAGCGCAGGCATAATATCCTGACGGCGTCAACCCAATACCACAATCCTTTAATATTCGGCAGCCGGCAGCAAAATCAGCGAAGCGGTAAAAAACACTGTCAATGGGCGCTAAATTGAATGGTCGGAACAAACGCTGCCGCTTTCCCTTGGCGGTGCTTTTAATCACAATATCTCCGGGCAGGCGGGACAGTACCTCCCCCACCCGCTGTCCAGCCCCATTGGTACATAAAACAATGCGCATCTTAGGATTGTGATCTACCTTGTATGCCATAAGCTTATCAATAATTATTGTGATTTTTGGATGAAGGGTTGGCTCACCCCCCAGCAAACGAATACGTTTCCATCTGATGCCACTATAAATACTTTGCTCCAAAAATGCGGTAATGCGGTCAAATGAAATATCAGTGGTGCTGGGTGCCTGGGTGCAGGATCGATTGCAGTTATGACACCTTATGTTACAGCGGTAGGTCATATCGATTTCCACATACTCATGGCTTCTGCTAAATTGCGGGCCCAGCAAACCTGTGGCCGCTTTCTGAGCGCGGAAAAACTGAAAGATATCAAGGGCCATACGCTTGAATGTGATGTTTCGATGCATGCAAACCTGTTCCTTATCCACTCGCCCCCTGACCTGGATTGACGGAAGCCCAACGCCGGTCTCCTGTGAGAAAAGAAATCATTATCCTATATAATCCGATTGAAAACAGCTGCCCGGCACCTCAACTGTCTCATCCCGGGTTGAGTTTAAGCCGCCCTCCTCTTTCGTTGTTTTTTGGAGGGTCACCCGTCTGTTGATCAACTCGGTTAGGGTCAGCCGTTGCTGACGGCATTCGGCCATTAGTTTCTTATTCAGCTGATATTCACCAGCGTTTTTTTTGAGCGTATCCCGATAAAAGCGTCCCGCCAAGACAGTATAAAGATCTCGGGTTGTTTGTCGGGCAAATCGGACCCCGGTGCTCGGATATGAAGGGCTGGGACCGATCCGGGGACGGGTAAATCCATCATAGGCATTAAGTCCCGGTGGTATGCGCAGAAACACCGGGGGGCCGTCCACCCCCACCGTACGAATACTCAATGCACGGTTGCAGTTAAAAGACGCATACCAGGGCATGGGCAATTCACCGCGAAGCATCTCAAAATTGCGGCACCCTTTGGTCTCGAAAATGATGCGGCGGCCTTGTCCCAATAAATCCATCTCATGGATGAGTTTTGCGCTCACATCCCGGGGATCAATACACCCGGACCTGGGGCCATGTGCGCTTACCTGAAAGCGCTTGGTTTGCTGGAGTTCCTGAAGGCCATTAAACTCAAAATCCTTAAAAATAATTTTCACGTCTTCATATGCCAGATCATTGCCGTAGCGTCCAGCCCGCGGGATGAAAAGAACCCGCAGATCGGGATTGCGTGTCAACAAGATTTCGAAGCGCTTCATGTCGATCAGTGATTCCAGATAATCATCGCAGAAAAAAACCAGCAGAGTCGGCACATTCGTATCCACCACCTCGGTATAATAATCGTTGAGAGATTCCAATCCAAATTGTCCTTGGGGTCGTATGGCAATATTCAGTAAGCGTTTGGCAACAGAGCAAAGGTCGAATGTGCTTATTTTGGCCATGGCCGCCGGCGAACTTATCCAGTGTTCAGGAAGTGGCAACAAGTCGCGATTTAACAAACGAGAAGCGGCTGAGGCGGAGCTCTTTAGATTGATACCAATATGCCCGGACAATATCGATAGTTGAATTATTTGGGTGATGTCACAGCCATTGTTGCGCAAAACCCCGTCATCTTCAAGCACCTGAAGCATGGCCATCCCGATGCGATGGCAGATGGCGTTGAAATTTCGGTACATGTGCGGTTCTTGGTGACGGCCATCAGAGTTGCGAATATAGGATAGTATCCGTACAAATGTGTCCTCGTATACCTGCTGGGGTATTGCGTCAGCGAGTGTGATCCCGTCGATGGTTTTAAATGCCAGCATTTTCACGGCTTGTTCGACCATCTGCTCGATCGATTCCTTTTTTGCCCTATTACGATACCCTGCCTCGGTTTCGATCATCGCGCGCGCGATCCCGGTTACATTGCGCGCCAGCCAGCTGTCATACATTTCAAGTCGGGCGTCTAGTGTGTCCTGGAATACTTCCGGATGTTCCTTTCGATAGCCGATGGAAGTGGTTCCCGGAAAAGAGGGGGGGCCGAAATACCGTGAAAGGTCATCGGGTAAAGCGGGGCTGGGGTCGCGGTAAAGTATACGCTGGGTCAGTGCATACTGCTGCTGCAACGAAATCTTCATCGAATAAGTTTGAACCAGAAAAAATTATTGTCAAATTTAAAGTTAGCACACCCGTCCAATAACGGCGCCAATAAGATCATTAAACGTTGTGACAGTCAAGAATATTGAACCCATCTTTCCTGCAAAAATCGCATATGAACTATAAACAATTCGCACAGTAAAAGACTGCGTCATAATTACAGGGACGTCCATGAAATTATAACTTTCTAGCCAAGCCGAATTTCTGCGCAAAAAAGGGATATGGTCTAGCAACCTTATCCTTTCTTTTTATGATGGTACGCCCGTTGAAACCTTAATATTTTAAAATCCGATGCGAAATCCCGCTTTGTGACTATGCGGAGGGCAGGATTCTTAAAATTCATAAACCAAGTGATTTAAATTGATTGGCTATATTCAACGTTTTATCGAATTTTTGGTTCCCTTAAAACCCGTTTGGAAATATTTGATTGCGACGGGCACATTCAGGCTCAGTTTCCTCCAAATCCACACCAACCACC
The Desulfobacterales bacterium DNA segment above includes these coding regions:
- a CDS encoding histidine phosphatase family protein, with the protein product MQIRLWLGLTLLLPGLWAPNAIADGSSKGAAMIADLKAGGHVLMIRHALAPGTGDPANFKIGDCSTQRNLDDRGRQQASAIGNWLRKKGITSARVYSSQWCRCLETAKLLRMGPVTELPALNSFYELTQNREPNLRALNEFIAEQDPYGDLIILVTHLVTVSAIADVMVSSGEGVLLKLNQQGSYEMVGRLNFDVQPK
- a CDS encoding radical SAM protein → MHRNITFKRMALDIFQFFRAQKAATGLLGPQFSRSHEYVEIDMTYRCNIRCHNCNRSCTQAPSTTDISFDRITAFLEQSIYSGIRWKRIRLLGGEPTLHPKITIIIDKLMAYKVDHNPKMRIVLCTNGAGQRVGEVLSRLPGDIVIKSTAKGKRQRLFRPFNLAPIDSVFYRFADFAAGCRILKDCGIGLTPSGYYACAIAGGIDRVFGFQIARQQLPSPSDDMRDQLVIACRYCGHFGFLWPTRQQKTSPSWDTAYRKYHQSPSGDALT